TGGCGTCCACGTGGGCAACGATTCCCAGGCCGTCAAGATGGCGCGGGTCATGTGCCAGGATCTCGATGCGGGCTACAGCCAGCGCGACGAGGTCGATCAGCTGACGGGGGCACACCGGCTGAACCAGTCACAGGCGCAGTTGTTCGTGGGCGCTGCCACCGCCGAGTACTGCCCGACCCACCACAGCGCCAGCCCGCCGCCGAAGAAGTGACCGCGTCCCGCGTGGGGCCCGCTTAGCGTGGGCCGCCGGGCTTCGTCGCCTGACTGACGGCGGGAACGTTGTGGACGATCAGCATCCCGCCGTCGACCGGCAGTTCCACCCCCGTGATGTATCCGGCGTCGTCGGAGGCCAGGAATTGCGCCGCCGCGGCGACGTCATCGGGGTAGCCGGGCCGGGTGACGGTCATGGCGTCGAAGGCGGCCGACATGTCGGGGTGTGCCTTCAGCAGCGCCGCGGCGTCGTCGGTGAGCACGTGTCCGATGATGATGGTGTTGGACCGCAGGCCCCGGTCGCCGTAGTCGACGGCGATCTGTCGGCTCAGGGCGTTGATCGCCCCCTTGCTCAGGCTGTAGCCGGTGGCCTTCGGGACACCGATCTTCGAAGCCGCCGCGGAGATGTTCACGATGGCACTCGATCGGTTGGCGACGAGATGCGGCAAAGCGTAAGCGCAGGACCAGAATTGACCGAGCAGACCCGGCGTGAGAATGGCCATCAGCTGCTCGGTACCCAGCTCCCCGACGGAGTCGTCCCCGCCCAGCACCATATCGGTGGGAGCGGCGTTGTTCACCAGGATGTCGAGACCGCCGTAGTGTTCGACGGCCGTCTGGACACCCTCGGCAACTTGCCGCTCGTCGTTCAAATCGATTGCCACGAAGAGGGCTTCGCCACCGCTCGCGCGGATGACGTGTTCCACGCCGACACCGCGGTCGCTATTGCGCCCGCTGATGACCACGCGGGCGCCGGCGCAGGCGAACCGGCGCGCGATTGCGGCGCCGACGCCCTTGGTGGAGCCGGTGATCAAAGCGGTCCGGCCGCGCAGATCCCCGATCAGTCCGGTCACGGTAGCCCTCTCGCCGCTACGCCGTCACGCGCGGAAGCACTTCGTCGCCGAAGCGCCTGACCCATCCCTCGGGGTCGGGTGTGCCGGGAAACGGCCCCACGTTGAGCAGGTCGATGCCGAGTCCGGCGTAGCGATCCACCTGACGCCGGTAGTCGTCGACGTTGTCAAAGGGGTCGGCGAAATGACCGGCCGTCAGCATGATCTCGTCGAAGTCGCGGCCGGCCTCGTCGCAGTGGCGCCGCAGGACATCGAGCTTGTGGGGTAGTTCCTCGATCGGCGTCGTGCTGTTCCAGACGTCGGCGTACCGGGCCACCATGCGGAGGGTCTTCTTCTCACCGGCGCCCCCGAGGAGGATCGGCGGCCGGCGCAACGGCTGCGGCTGGCAGATGGTCTCGGCGAGGCGGTAGTGCTTGCCCTCGTAAGGACCGTCGTCCGGGCTCCACATCTGCAGGCAGATCTGCAGGGTCTCCTCGAGCATCTCGAAGCGCTCACGCAGCGGTGGGTAGGGGATGCCCAGGGCGTGGTGTTCACGGTCGTACCAGGCGGCGCCCAGGCCGAGCATCGTCCGCCCCCCGGCCAGCACGTCCAGGGTGGTCATCGTCTTGGCCAGTACGCCGGGATGCCGGTAGGTGACGCCGGTGACCAGCATTGTGAGCGTGATGCGTTCCGTCAGCCCGGCCAGATATCCCAGCGAGGTGTAGCCCTCCAGGAAGGGGTCTTCGGCCCGGCCGATGCCCTCCATCTGGAAGAAGTGGTCCGCCAACGTGAACATCTCCACGCCCGCGTCCTCGGCCGCCTTCGCGGTGGCGGCCAGCGTCGGGGCCAGCCGCTCCGGCGCGCCAGGCAGGAAGTCGATGTAATGAACTCCGAATTTCATTTGCAATCGTCACCTTTCGTCACTCGTCGAGTCGGCCGAGTAGTGCCAGGGCCTCGTTGATCACTTGACGTTCACGCTCGGTGTAGCGGTCCTGCATCGCCCGCACCAGCCACTCCTCACGGACCCTGCGGTCGCTCTCGGCGCGGCGCCGGCCCTGGGCGGTCAGCGTGATGAGTTGGCGGCGGCCGTCATGGGGATCGGGCGTGCGTTCAATCAGGCCGTGCCGGTCGAGCCCGGCCACCGTGGCGGCCATGGATTGCGGGCGGACGCGCTCGGCCCCGGCCAGCTCGCTGGTGGAGGCCGGCCCGTCCTTGGCCAGTCGCATCAGCACCGCCGTCTGCGGGGGCGTCAGATCGTCGGCCGTGGCGACCGCCCGCAGGCGGCGACGCAGCCTGCTGAAAACCACGCGCAAGTCGCGCGCCGCCTGGAGCGACGAGCCACTGACCTCGGCCATATAAACAGTCTAGACTGTACAGGTTAAACTGTCTATTTGACGTCTCGGGAATGGTTCGGGCCGGCTCCGGCGTTCATTTCCGGTATGGCTAATCAGACCGAGCTGAGCCCCACGGAGTGGGTGCGCGAGCAGACCCAGCGGATCCTCGAGCAAGGCACCACTGACGGAGTCGAGATCATGGATCGACCCGTCGTGCTGTTCACCGTCACCGGGGCGAAGACCGGCAAACAGCGGTACGTGCCGTTGATGCGCGTCGAGAAGGACGGGCGTTACGTCATGGTCGGCTCGAAGGGCGGTGCCCCCGAGCACCCCGCCTGGTACTTCAATGTCAAAGCCAATCCGACGGTGACGGTGCAAGACGGGGACAAGGTGTTCGACCGCACTGCGCGGGAGCTGGAGGGCGCCGAGCGCGAGCAGTGGTGGCGGCTGGCCGTCGAGGCCTTCCCGCCCTACGCGGAGTATGAGGCGAAGGCCGGCCGGCAGATTCCGGTTTTCCTCCTGGAGTGATGCCTCGCCGCGAATTGAGTAGTGCTACCTAGCGGTAACGGGTAGAAACGCTCGCGTGTGGCCACGATGCCTTCGCCGATGCCTTCGACTGCAACCACTCGATTGCACGGGAAGGCAAACCCGGCCCCCAGGAATATCACCGTGATGCCAGGAACATTCGCTGCCAGGCGTCGAGCGGTAAACAGATGATGCCGCCGAGCGCGGTGACCAGGCTGATGCCGAACGCGGCGGCGGCCTGTATGAAGAAGGCGGTGGTGTTCTTCGACGTGTTGTCCGGAACTGTCATGCGAACCGGCATGCGGCTCCGCGCCTCGTGTCCATCGGGGTAGGACTACTCAAATTCGAAGAGCTGCCGTTCCGCTGTCGACGGGGGAGATGAGCTTCGAATGACGGTGACGCAGCCCAGCGGTGTGTTCCGGGTCGGCGACTTCGAGCCCACGTTCGAAGCCGAACTCGCCGACCGCTACGACATCCCGAAGATTCGGGAGGGGGCCGACGTCCGTGTCGTGGTGACGTCGGGCCACCCCGGCATCGATGCCGCCGCCATGGCGGAAATGCCGAATCTGGAGGCGATCGTCAACTACGGCGCGGGGGTGGACGCTATCGACCTGGCGGAGGCGAAGCGCCGCGGTGTCGGCGTGAGCAACACCCCGGACGTGCTGTCGGACACCGTGGCCGACACGGCGCTGGGATTGATCCTGATGACACTCCGCCGCTTCGGTGCCGCCGACCGGTACGTGCGGGAGGGCCGGTGGGCGCGCGACGGGCGCTTTCCCTACGGCCGGGACGTCAGCGGCCTGCAGGTGGGCATCTTGGGCCTGGGCCGGATCGGTTCGGCCATCGCGACCCGACTGCTTGGATTCGACTGCGCCATCGCGTATCACAACCGCCACCGGGTTGACGGGTCGCCGTATCGCTACGCCGAGTCGGTGATCGAATTGGCCGAGTCGGTCGACGTCCTGGTTGTTGCCACAACGGGCGACGGCACCACCCGCAATCTCGTCGACCGTCCCGTTCTTGAGGCGCTGGGCCCCGACGGTTACCTGATCAACATTGCCCGCGGGAGTGTGGTCGACCAGGACGCGCTGGTGGAGCTGGTTGCGGGTGGGGGACTTGCCGGGGCGGGGCTGGACGTGTTCGTCGACGAGCCACGTGTGCCTGCTGAGCTGCTCAGCTTGGATAACGTGGTGCTGTTCCCGCACATCGGCAGCGCGACCGCGCGGACCAGGCGGGCGATGGCGCTGCTGGCGATTCGCAACCTCGACAGTTACCTCGCGACAGGTGAACTGGTAACACCCGTGCTGCAGCCCGCGGAACGGCGTCGTTGACGCCGAAAGGCCCACTGATTCAAGTAAGTCGAGCGCCCATCAGTCGTCCATGCGCGATCACCGATGCGGCCTGCTTGAGCCGCTTGGTGCGGACGCGGATGTCGTAGCTGGAGATGGCGGCGATGGTGGCCAGCCGGTCGGCGACATAACGGTAGAGGTGTTCGACGTCGCGGCAGATGACGACGGCTACCAGGTTGTTGGGTCCGCTCACAGCAATGACCGACGCCACCTCATCGTGCCCGGCGATCCGTTCGGCGACCTGCGCCAGATGGCGCGGCGCAGTCCGCATCCACACCATCGCGGTGACGTGGAAACCGAGGCGCTCCGGGAGCACTTCGAGGTCGTAGGTCAACGTCGCGGAGGCTTCCAGCGCGGAGATGCGCCGCGTCACGCGGGCTGGTGACCATCCGGTCCGGTCGGCGAGGCGCGCGTGCGGCATCCGGCCGTCCTCGGTGAGCGCGTCGAGCAGCTGCCGATCGGCTTCCGTCGGCAGTGCGGGTCGCACCGCCGGTGCATCGGCCCAGTCGTCTTGCAACTGCGCCGCCTGATCCTTATCGAGGGTATGACCGTGGCCGGTCCACGACGTGCCCGTCGGTCCGCCGTACACGTGCAGGATCAGGTCGACGTCCATCGCCAACACCGAGGAGGTGCGGGGCAGGCGCTGCAGCAGTCCGCCGCTGCTCTCCTCCAGTGGTGCGCGCACGACGCACACCAGCTCGGTCCACCCCGACAACACGTTCGCGTGGGTGACCTCTGGGCGTCGCACCAATGCCTCGGCGAGGCGCGGCAAGTCGTCGGACTTGGCGTGCACCCGGACGATCCACTGGGCGTCGCCCGGTAACCGCGGGTCGGTCACGCCGACGGCCCGCACCACTCCGTCGCGGTGCAGCTTGCGGTAGCGGCGCGCGACGGACTGCTCGGGCACGCCGAGCACATCGGCGATCCGCCGAAACGATGCGCGAGGGGAAAGCTGCAGCGCGTGCAGAATCTGACCGTCCAGCGGCTCAATCACCAATAAAAGCTACGGCGTTGAGCGACTACATGTTGATTATCGCCGATATTCCTGCAGGGAGTGGTGAAAACCGCTCACGCGGTTGACCCTGGATCCGACGAGCGTCCGAGGGAGCCACTCATGCAGATGCACGGAAACACCATCCTGATCACGGGAGGCGGCAGCGGCATTGGCCGCGGCCTGGCCGCCGCACTGCACCGCGCCGGCAACCGCGTCGTCATCGCGGGCCGTCGCGTCTCCGCCCTGCGCGCCGTCACCGACGCCCATCCCGGCATGCGGTCCCTGCGCCTGGACCTTGCCGACGGCGCCTCGGTCCACCAGCTCGCAGCCCGCGTGACGCGCGAACTACCCGACCTCAACGTCGTCGTCAACAACGCCGGGACCATGGCCCTCGAGGACCCGGCGGTCCCGGAGCCCGCGCTGATCGCCTCGATCGTCGCGACCAATCTGGTCGGGCCCATGACGCTGACGTCACTGCTGTTGCCGGCGCTGGTGCGCCAATCGCGCGGGGCGGTCATCAATGTCACGTCGGCGCTCGCGTTCGTCCCGCTGGCGCAGGCACCGAGCTACTGTGCCAGCAAAGCGGGCTTGCATTCCTACACCGAATCGTTGCGATTCCTGTTGCGCGACAGCCCTGTTCAGGTGATCGAAATGGCACCGCCCCGAGTGGAGACCGACATGACCGGGCCGGCGGACGACGGTTACGCGATGGACCTCGACGACTTCGTCGCGGAGACGATGGCGCAACTGACGGCGGGGCCCGACGCCGGGCAGGTCGTCGTCGGCGCCGCCCGCGCTGTGCGTTATGCGGAGCGCGACGGCGCCTACGCCGAACTGTTCGCGGCGGTCAATCGAGCACGATGAGCAGGCAACCCAAGGAGCTCTCATGAGAATCGGAATCGGCCTGCCCAACCATGTCGCGGGTGTGCCCGGGCCCCTGATCACGCAATGGGCGCGCCGCGCCGAAGAACGCGGCTTCGAATCGGTGACCGTCATCGACCGCCTGATCTATCCGAGCATCGACGCCCTCGTGGCGCTGGCGCTGGCCGCTGGGGCGACCAGTGCGCTTACGCTTGTCACGAATGTTCTTCTGGCGCCGCTATATCCGGCCGTCGTCCTGGCTAAGCAGCTGGCGAGTCTGGCCGATGCCGGGGGCGACAGGCTGATCGTCGGCATCGGCGTCGGGTCGCGGCAAGACGATTACTCGGCCGCCGGCGTCGATTTCGGCAAGCGAGGCGCGGTCCTGGACGAGCAGGTCGCGCTCCTGCGCCGCGCGTGGAACGGCGTCGCAATCGCGAGCGGCACCGCGCTGTGCCCCGCACCGGTGCGCGTGCCGCTGCTTTTCGGTGGCAGGTCGCGGGCCAGCGTTCGCCGTGCGACGACGGTCGGCGACGGGTGGTCGGCCGGCGCGCTGCGCGACTACGCCGGTCAGTCCGAGTTCGCCGATCGCGTCCGCGCGGGCTGGCGGGCCGCCGGTCGCGGAGGGGACCCGTGGATTCACGCCTCGGTCAACTTCGCGCTGGGCGACGACGGAGTCGTGCAGTCCGGCCGCGATCACCTGGCCCGTTATTACGGATTCAAACCCGACTACGCCGCGCTGAACGTCGAGGACATGATCAGCTCTGCCGGCGATGCCCGGGGCACGGTCCGCGCCTACCGTGATCTCGGGTTCGACCGCCTCCTGTTTCACCCCGCGGTCGCGGGGATCGATCAGATCGACCGGTTGGCCGACGCCGTGCTCTAGGGGTGCCCGGGTCCTCAGGGTGTCCGGCGTCTCTCGGGGCTGGTCGCTTGGGTCCTGCGATATCGCGGTGGGGGTCGTGTTGTTGCCGCTGATCGCGACCACCTCGGCGGTCTCGGGGGCAACTGAGCAGGCGCGGCCTAGTCGACGACGCCGGTGAAGCGCTCCAATGCGGCGAGGTGGTCATCGACGGTCGTCAGCCCGGCGTTCATGGTGTTCACCGACAGGTGGGTGGCCCCGGCAGCGTCCCACGCCGCGACGTCGGCGCCGGCCTTCTCGAAGTCGCCGGTCCAGTTGACGCGACCCTCCATCCCGAGCGCGTCGGCGTCCCGGCCCGCGGCAACGGCCGCCGAGCGCACCCGCTCGCGCGCGTGGTCGAGCCCCGGCCCGGGGCCCATCATCGGAAACCAGCCGTCACCGAGCCGGCCCGCGCGTTCGAGGGCGCGGTCGGACGCCGCACCGAACCACACCGGGATCGGCCGCTGGGTGGGCGGCGGCGCGAGTCCCGCACCGGTCACCGTGTGGTAGCGCCCGTCGAAGGTGACCGACCGCTCCGTCCACAGCCTGCGCATGAGTTCGACCTGCTCCTCGGATCGCCTGCCGCGGTTGGAGAAGTCCTCGCCGAGCGCCTCGTACTCGACGGCATTCCAGCCCAGGCCGATTCCAAGCCGGAACCGGCCACCGGTGAGCAGATCGACCTCGGCGGCCTGCTTGGCCACCAGGACGGACTGGCGCTGCGGCAGGATGATGACGCCGGTGACCAGTTCCACGGTGGTGGCGGCGGCCAGGTAGCCGAACATGACGAACGGCTCGTGAAACGTCGAGTCGATGTCGTAGGGACCGTGCCACCCCTGGTGCACGCGGGGGTCTGCGCCCACGACGTGGTCATAGGCGAGGATGTGGGTGAAGCCCAGTTCCTCGACCCGCTGTCCGTAGGCGCGGAGGACGGCCGGGTCTCCGCCGAGTTCGGTCTGCGGGAAGACGACGCCGATGCGCATAGCCGGTGCAACCGCGTGCCGTCGCGAATGCTTCCACCGTCGCGAATGCTCCTGTTGATGTGGGATCGACCACAAACGCGGGAATCCTATCGGCCACGCTGGGTATTCAACCGGCTACGCCCAGGTGGGCCGGCGCACATCGGCAGCGTGGCCAGCCGCTTAACGGGTATCAATGCCGCGTGAGGAACCCACCATGAGCGAACTGATCCAACGCCAGCTCGGGCAGTACGACAGCCCGATCGAGGACGAGTTGGAGGACGCCTTCACCAGGATGTTGAGTGAGGGCACCCAGCGCATGCACCGCACCTGGCGTGGGGTGCTGGTCACCGGCTTCTTCGGTGGCACGGAAGTCGCGCTGGGGGTTCTCGCTTACCTGTCGGTGCTCAGCGCCTCCCATCAGCCCCTGCTGGCCGGATTGGCGTTCTCGATAGGCTTCCTGGCCCTGCTGCTCGGCCGCAGCGAGTTGTTCACCGAGGGGTTCCTGATTCCCGTCGTCACCGTAGCCGCCAAGCGGGCCAGCCTGATGCAGTTGATCAAGCTGTGGGGCGGCACGATGTTCGCCAACCTCGTCGGCGGTTGGGTCATCATGTGGCTGATCATGACGGGATTTCCCGAGTTGCATGCGGAGACCGTGCAGTCGGCGGCCCACTTCGCCACCGCGCCGTTCTCGGCGCGGACGCTGGCACTCGCCGTGCTGGGCGGCATGGTGATCACGCTGATGACCCGGATGCAACACGGCACAGATTCCGTGCCCGCGAAGATGGCCGCGGCCGTCGCCGGAGCCTTCCTGCTGGCGGGGCTGCGGCTGTTCCACTCGATCCTGGATTCGCTGCTGATTTTCGGCGCGCTGGTCGGGGGCAGGGCGCCGTTCGGCTACCTCGACTGGTTGGGCTGGTTCGGCTACACGGTCCTAGGCAACGTGGTGGGCGGTCTCGGCTTCGTCACCCTGCTGCGGCTCCTGCGCAGCAAGGACCGGTTGCAAGAAGAACGTGCCGACGCCGAGTCCTCGTGAGAACCCAATCCCACACAAAATCAGGGACTTTCGGGCCGTCGATCGGTCTGTGTCCGAAGCGAGACGAGGATGACGTTATCTTCCCGAGCAGGACTGGGTATGCCGCTTCTATGAGTTCACTACCGCCAGCGGACGCCACCCCCGCGCGGTTGATGCTCGCCGGCGCCGCCGACGCCGTTACCGCGGCGAAGTTGCGGCGAGCGCTGCAGCGATGGCTGGAGCAGGTGGCGCGGATGCCCGACGCCGTCCATAGCGACATCGTGCTGGGTGTCGGCGAAGCGTTGGCCAACTGCGTCGAGCACGCCTACCGCGCCCAGTCCGGCGTCGGCACCATGAAACTCGACGCCCGCTACGACCCGGCGGCCCAGTCGATTCGCGTGTGCGTCAGCGACTGCGGAACCTGGTATCGCCGCCCGCCGCGCAAGCCGAACGACCCCCACGCCTCACGCGGCATCCTTCTGATGCACGCGCTGGCCGACCACTGCACGATCGACGCCGGGCCCGACGGGACCATCGTGTGCCTCGATTACGCGACCGACGCCGATCTGGTCGACAGTCGATAACTCAGACGCACGCTCTCACCGACCGCGGATTCCGCTGTCGACAACCTTGACCTGTTTGTGCGGATACCGCCGCCGGGCGTGCTCCTCTGCTGCCGAATTCGGTAATACGTAGAGCGTTTCGCGCTTCTGCTGCAGAGGTCTCAGCACCATGTCCATGAAGCTCTTGCGGTCATCGAGGTAAGGCTCGATGACCTCCTCGCCGGCCGGGCAGACCGCCAGGCAATATGCCGCCTTGTAATTCGGCTTGAACGACAGGCTCTGCCACATCGACGCGTTCTCCGCATCGCTGACGCGCGACCGGAAGTCGGCGGCGTCGGTGCTGTCGGCGATGGTCTGCACCCAGTCGGTGAACCCGCCCATGAACTCCCGGTAGTTGTGCACCGAGCAGGCGACGAAGTCGAATTCGCCGTCCTTGCCGATCGCCCCGACCGGACACGCCGCGACGCACAGCTTGCACTCCAGGCACGGGCTGTAATCCAGGGGCTTCCCGTACCCGCTTACCGGCGCGTCGACCAGGATGGTGCCGAGCAAGATGAAATTGCCGAATTTCGGGTGGATCACGTTGCGGTGGATGCCCATTACGCCGAGGCCCGCGGCGACGGCGACCGGTTTGTGCGCCACCACCCAGATCCGCCCGGGAAATCGGTCCATCTCCATCGGAAATGTCGCCGACGGGTTCAGCGCCCGGTAACCCGCGTCCTGCAGCCCGCGCACGATGCGATGGGCCGCCTCGTTGAGCACCTCCCCGCTGCGGTGGAATTCCTGGTTTGCGACGCTGCGCGCCGTCGAGCGCACGTTGTCGCGGTTCATCCGAACCACCAGGGAGATGTAGCTCTTCGTCCCGGGTAACGCAGCCTCGACGTGCTCTGCTTCGGAGGCCAGGTCCGGATTGTCAACGGCGGCGAACGCGACGTCGTCGGCGCCGGCCGCGAGGCACACTTCGCGCAGCCAGTCGGCGTCGATCGTGCTGGGCGGCCGCTGTTTCGGGTGCGACCGCACCCGTCGCACGGTGGGGTGCTCCGCCAATCGGCCTGGAAGTCTGTCCGCCATGCTGGGTATAGTACACAATACTCAGTATGGCGGACGGCCGACCACCCCCGGTCTCACACGCCGACCGCGCGCTCCAGCTCTTTGAGCGACGTCTCTAGGTGGCCCAGCAGCCGTTGCAGGTGCGGCACGCTGCGGCGACAGCCGACGAGACCGAAGTCCAGGTGCCGATCGTTGTTCGTGACGGTGATGTTCATTGCCTGCCCGTCGAGCGGAATCGACAGCGGGTAATTGCCGTCGAGCCGTGCGCCGCGCCAGTACAGCGGCTCGGAACGGCCCGCCGAGACGTTCGAGATGACGACGTTGAACGGCGGCGAGGCCGCGGACAAGTACCCGGGAATGAGCCCGAAGAACAGCCCGCCGATGTTGAGGGCGGACAAGGCCAGCTGCTGCACCGGCGGCAATTGCCAGAACACCTCTTTGGTATTGCGGATCGACGTGTTGATGACTTCGAGCCGCTCGGCCGGGTCGTCGAGGTCGGTCGCCAGGTTGCACAGAAACGTCCCGACCATGTTGCCGCCGCTGTCGTCGTCGTCCTTGCGCAGATTGACCGGCACCATCGCCGTCAGCGGGGCCGCCGGCAGCGCACCCTGTTCCTGCAGGTAGGCGCGCAGTGCACCCGCGGACATGGCGAGGACGACGTCGTTGACGGTGACACCTGCGGCCGACTTCACCGCCTGGATGCGTTCCAGCGACCACGATTGCGCCGCCACGCGGCGAGCCCCTCCGATCCTGACGTTGAACATGCTGCGCGGCGCCTGGAACGGCAGGGTGAGTTGCTGTTCGAGCAGCGCCGCTCGCGCCAGCTTCAGCGTGGACGGGGCCAACGCGAAGGCCGACTCGGCGGCGCGGGCCGCCCGCCCGAGCAGCGACGGCGACTTCCGCTGCCTGCGCTGACGCGGGCCTAGGCTCCACGGGACCCGGACCTCGTCGTCGGTGGGATCGGAGGTGAACGCCCGCTGCATCAGCCGCAGCGCCGACACGCCGTC
This genomic window from Mycobacterium saskatchewanense contains:
- a CDS encoding epoxyqueuosine reductase; protein product: MADRLPGRLAEHPTVRRVRSHPKQRPPSTIDADWLREVCLAAGADDVAFAAVDNPDLASEAEHVEAALPGTKSYISLVVRMNRDNVRSTARSVANQEFHRSGEVLNEAAHRIVRGLQDAGYRALNPSATFPMEMDRFPGRIWVVAHKPVAVAAGLGVMGIHRNVIHPKFGNFILLGTILVDAPVSGYGKPLDYSPCLECKLCVAACPVGAIGKDGEFDFVACSVHNYREFMGGFTDWVQTIADSTDAADFRSRVSDAENASMWQSLSFKPNYKAAYCLAVCPAGEEVIEPYLDDRKSFMDMVLRPLQQKRETLYVLPNSAAEEHARRRYPHKQVKVVDSGIRGR
- a CDS encoding LLM class F420-dependent oxidoreductase, which produces MRIGVVFPQTELGGDPAVLRAYGQRVEELGFTHILAYDHVVGADPRVHQGWHGPYDIDSTFHEPFVMFGYLAAATTVELVTGVIILPQRQSVLVAKQAAEVDLLTGGRFRLGIGLGWNAVEYEALGEDFSNRGRRSEEQVELMRRLWTERSVTFDGRYHTVTGAGLAPPPTQRPIPVWFGAASDRALERAGRLGDGWFPMMGPGPGLDHARERVRSAAVAAGRDADALGMEGRVNWTGDFEKAGADVAAWDAAGATHLSVNTMNAGLTTVDDHLAALERFTGVVD
- a CDS encoding Lrp/AsnC family transcriptional regulator, producing MIEPLDGQILHALQLSPRASFRRIADVLGVPEQSVARRYRKLHRDGVVRAVGVTDPRLPGDAQWIVRVHAKSDDLPRLAEALVRRPEVTHANVLSGWTELVCVVRAPLEESSGGLLQRLPRTSSVLAMDVDLILHVYGGPTGTSWTGHGHTLDKDQAAQLQDDWADAPAVRPALPTEADRQLLDALTEDGRMPHARLADRTGWSPARVTRRISALEASATLTYDLEVLPERLGFHVTAMVWMRTAPRHLAQVAERIAGHDEVASVIAVSGPNNLVAVVICRDVEHLYRYVADRLATIAAISSYDIRVRTKRLKQAASVIAHGRLMGARLT
- a CDS encoding LLM class F420-dependent oxidoreductase; the protein is MKFGVHYIDFLPGAPERLAPTLAATAKAAEDAGVEMFTLADHFFQMEGIGRAEDPFLEGYTSLGYLAGLTERITLTMLVTGVTYRHPGVLAKTMTTLDVLAGGRTMLGLGAAWYDREHHALGIPYPPLRERFEMLEETLQICLQMWSPDDGPYEGKHYRLAETICQPQPLRRPPILLGGAGEKKTLRMVARYADVWNSTTPIEELPHKLDVLRRHCDEAGRDFDEIMLTAGHFADPFDNVDDYRRQVDRYAGLGIDLLNVGPFPGTPDPEGWVRRFGDEVLPRVTA
- a CDS encoding nitroreductase family deazaflavin-dependent oxidoreductase, coding for MANQTELSPTEWVREQTQRILEQGTTDGVEIMDRPVVLFTVTGAKTGKQRYVPLMRVEKDGRYVMVGSKGGAPEHPAWYFNVKANPTVTVQDGDKVFDRTARELEGAEREQWWRLAVEAFPPYAEYEAKAGRQIPVFLLE
- a CDS encoding SDR family oxidoreductase; the protein is MQMHGNTILITGGGSGIGRGLAAALHRAGNRVVIAGRRVSALRAVTDAHPGMRSLRLDLADGASVHQLAARVTRELPDLNVVVNNAGTMALEDPAVPEPALIASIVATNLVGPMTLTSLLLPALVRQSRGAVINVTSALAFVPLAQAPSYCASKAGLHSYTESLRFLLRDSPVQVIEMAPPRVETDMTGPADDGYAMDLDDFVAETMAQLTAGPDAGQVVVGAARAVRYAERDGAYAELFAAVNRAR
- a CDS encoding formate/nitrite transporter family protein; the protein is MSELIQRQLGQYDSPIEDELEDAFTRMLSEGTQRMHRTWRGVLVTGFFGGTEVALGVLAYLSVLSASHQPLLAGLAFSIGFLALLLGRSELFTEGFLIPVVTVAAKRASLMQLIKLWGGTMFANLVGGWVIMWLIMTGFPELHAETVQSAAHFATAPFSARTLALAVLGGMVITLMTRMQHGTDSVPAKMAAAVAGAFLLAGLRLFHSILDSLLIFGALVGGRAPFGYLDWLGWFGYTVLGNVVGGLGFVTLLRLLRSKDRLQEERADAESS
- a CDS encoding DUF732 domain-containing protein, whose protein sequence is MGEMIKRMCACGIGALLAAVLVPVAVASADTTDADFNNYLDSHGVHVGNDSQAVKMARVMCQDLDAGYSQRDEVDQLTGAHRLNQSQAQLFVGAATAEYCPTHHSASPPPKK
- a CDS encoding ATP-binding protein, with the translated sequence MSSLPPADATPARLMLAGAADAVTAAKLRRALQRWLEQVARMPDAVHSDIVLGVGEALANCVEHAYRAQSGVGTMKLDARYDPAAQSIRVCVSDCGTWYRRPPRKPNDPHASRGILLMHALADHCTIDAGPDGTIVCLDYATDADLVDSR
- a CDS encoding MarR family winged helix-turn-helix transcriptional regulator; protein product: MAEVSGSSLQAARDLRVVFSRLRRRLRAVATADDLTPPQTAVLMRLAKDGPASTSELAGAERVRPQSMAATVAGLDRHGLIERTPDPHDGRRQLITLTAQGRRRAESDRRVREEWLVRAMQDRYTERERQVINEALALLGRLDE
- a CDS encoding 2-hydroxyacid dehydrogenase, yielding MTVTQPSGVFRVGDFEPTFEAELADRYDIPKIREGADVRVVVTSGHPGIDAAAMAEMPNLEAIVNYGAGVDAIDLAEAKRRGVGVSNTPDVLSDTVADTALGLILMTLRRFGAADRYVREGRWARDGRFPYGRDVSGLQVGILGLGRIGSAIATRLLGFDCAIAYHNRHRVDGSPYRYAESVIELAESVDVLVVATTGDGTTRNLVDRPVLEALGPDGYLINIARGSVVDQDALVELVAGGGLAGAGLDVFVDEPRVPAELLSLDNVVLFPHIGSATARTRRAMALLAIRNLDSYLATGELVTPVLQPAERRR
- a CDS encoding SDR family NAD(P)-dependent oxidoreductase codes for the protein MTGLIGDLRGRTALITGSTKGVGAAIARRFACAGARVVISGRNSDRGVGVEHVIRASGGEALFVAIDLNDERQVAEGVQTAVEHYGGLDILVNNAAPTDMVLGGDDSVGELGTEQLMAILTPGLLGQFWSCAYALPHLVANRSSAIVNISAAASKIGVPKATGYSLSKGAINALSRQIAVDYGDRGLRSNTIIIGHVLTDDAAALLKAHPDMSAAFDAMTVTRPGYPDDVAAAAQFLASDDAGYITGVELPVDGGMLIVHNVPAVSQATKPGGPR
- a CDS encoding LLM class flavin-dependent oxidoreductase gives rise to the protein MRIGIGLPNHVAGVPGPLITQWARRAEERGFESVTVIDRLIYPSIDALVALALAAGATSALTLVTNVLLAPLYPAVVLAKQLASLADAGGDRLIVGIGVGSRQDDYSAAGVDFGKRGAVLDEQVALLRRAWNGVAIASGTALCPAPVRVPLLFGGRSRASVRRATTVGDGWSAGALRDYAGQSEFADRVRAGWRAAGRGGDPWIHASVNFALGDDGVVQSGRDHLARYYGFKPDYAALNVEDMISSAGDARGTVRAYRDLGFDRLLFHPAVAGIDQIDRLADAVL